One stretch of Nitrospirota bacterium DNA includes these proteins:
- the polX gene encoding DNA polymerase/3'-5' exonuclease PolX: protein MKNQDVARIFNSIADLLEIKGENPFRIRAYRRASQNIDGLTKDVSELTKEQLIEIPGIGTDLAGKITEIVKTGILKDYEELKETVPEGLTLLLTVPGLGPKTAKLLYEKLKIKDISELEGLARQHKLIGLSGIKEKTEENILRGIEMLKRGRDRYPLGRILPLTEDIIRHLREKAPVEDLCVAGSVRRWKDTVKDIDILATSQEPKKVMSIFVHLPHVRDILSQGQTKSSVVLEEGIQVDLRVVEKTSFGAAIAYFTGSKEHNIRLREMAQKAGLKINEYGVFREKDGHRIGGEKEEDIYRVLGLPYIPPELREDTGEIEAAMEGRLPELVGIKDIKGDLHVHSKWSDGSHSFEELAKTAKDKGYEYIAITDHSKGLAVARGLSEKRLLDEINEIDSLNKKLRGIKLLKGIEVDIRSDNTLDFPDEILKRLDIVVASIHSGFRQSREKLTSRLISAMENPYVTVIAHPTGRLIGQRDAYDVDMPVLLKTAKETVTALEINAYPLRLDLNDTYVKQAKALSIPIAIGTDTHILSHFDYMSYGVSIAKRGWLEKKDVINTLSLSQITGFLKKKKTSHQNST, encoded by the coding sequence ATGAAGAATCAGGATGTGGCACGGATATTTAACAGTATAGCAGACCTCCTCGAGATAAAGGGAGAAAACCCATTTAGAATCAGGGCATACAGGCGTGCCAGCCAAAATATAGACGGTCTTACAAAGGATGTTTCAGAGCTTACTAAAGAGCAACTTATCGAGATACCGGGCATAGGCACTGACCTTGCAGGCAAAATAACAGAGATAGTTAAAACAGGGATACTAAAAGACTATGAGGAGCTAAAGGAAACAGTTCCCGAAGGACTTACCCTTCTCCTTACAGTGCCAGGGCTTGGGCCAAAAACAGCAAAGCTTCTATATGAGAAATTAAAGATAAAAGACATCTCAGAGCTTGAGGGTCTTGCAAGGCAACATAAACTCATCGGTCTTTCAGGGATAAAGGAAAAGACAGAGGAAAATATCCTTAGAGGCATAGAGATGCTCAAAAGGGGCAGGGACAGATACCCCCTCGGAAGAATTCTTCCTCTGACAGAAGACATAATTAGGCATCTCAGGGAAAAGGCACCTGTTGAGGATTTATGCGTTGCAGGAAGCGTAAGACGGTGGAAAGACACTGTAAAGGATATAGATATCCTTGCCACTTCTCAGGAGCCTAAAAAGGTTATGAGCATATTTGTCCATCTGCCTCATGTAAGGGACATCCTTTCTCAGGGGCAAACGAAATCCAGCGTTGTATTGGAGGAAGGCATACAGGTTGACCTAAGGGTTGTGGAGAAAACCTCATTTGGAGCCGCAATCGCCTATTTCACAGGCAGTAAGGAACATAACATTAGGCTTAGGGAGATGGCTCAAAAGGCAGGGCTCAAGATTAATGAGTATGGCGTATTCAGGGAAAAAGACGGGCATAGGATCGGTGGCGAAAAAGAAGAGGACATCTACAGGGTCTTAGGGCTTCCTTATATCCCACCTGAGCTAAGAGAGGATACAGGCGAGATAGAGGCGGCTATGGAAGGAAGGCTTCCAGAGCTTGTAGGCATTAAAGACATAAAAGGCGACCTTCATGTCCATAGCAAATGGAGTGATGGAAGCCATAGCTTTGAGGAGCTTGCAAAGACTGCAAAGGACAAAGGCTACGAGTATATCGCAATCACAGACCATTCAAAAGGACTTGCTGTTGCAAGGGGGTTAAGCGAAAAAAGGCTCTTAGATGAGATTAATGAAATAGATAGCTTGAATAAGAAACTAAGGGGAATTAAGCTCCTTAAAGGCATCGAGGTAGACATAAGAAGCGACAATACCCTCGATTTCCCTGATGAGATTCTTAAGAGGCTCGATATAGTGGTTGCATCTATCCATTCCGGGTTCAGGCAGTCAAGGGAAAAACTCACATCCCGACTCATATCTGCAATGGAAAACCCCTATGTGACTGTTATAGCCCATCCCACAGGAAGACTTATAGGGCAAAGGGATGCCTATGATGTTGATATGCCTGTCCTACTTAAGACTGCAAAGGAGACAGTCACAGCCCTTGAGATAAACGCATATCCCCTGAGACTTGACCTCAACGATACCTATGTAAAACAGGCAAAAGCCCTCTCAATTCCCATAGCCATAGGCACAGACACCCATATCCTAAGCCACTTCGAT